Part of the Pelmatolapia mariae isolate MD_Pm_ZW linkage group LG3_W, Pm_UMD_F_2, whole genome shotgun sequence genome is shown below.
caccaactaatccacactggagagagactgttcagctgtggagactgtggaaagtcttttaccacgtctggaagcttaaaaacacacaaactcatccacactggagaaaGACCGTTcacctgtgacgagtgtggaaagtcttttaccacgtctggacacttaaaaacacaccaactgatccacagtggagagagaccgttcagttGTAGaaactgtggaaagtcttttaccaggtctggaaagttaaaaacacacaaactcatccacaccggagagagagcgttcagctgtgacgagtgtggaaagtcttttaccacgtctggaagcttaaaaacacaccaactcatccacagtggagagagactgttcagctgtggagactgtggaaagtcttttaccacgTCTGGAAACTTACAAACacaccaactaatccacactggagagagactgttcagctgtggagactgtggaaagtcttttacccactctggaagcttaaaagcacaccaactcatccacagtggagagagactgttcagctgtggagactgtggaaagtcttttaccacgTCTGGAAACTTACAAACacaccaactaatccacactggagagagactgttcagctgtggagactgtggaaagtcttttaccaggtctggaaagttaaaaacacacaaactcatccacaccggagagagagtgttcagctgtgacgagtgtggaaagtcttttaccacgtctggacacttaaaaacacaccaactgatccacagtggagagagaccgttcagttgtagagactgtggaaagtcttttaccaggtctggaaagttaaaaacacacaaactcatccacaccggagagagagcgttcagctgtgacgagtgtggaaagtcttttaccacgtctggaagcttaaaaacacaccaactcatccacagtggagagagaccgttcagctgtggagactgtggaaagtcttttacccactctggaagcttaaaagcacaccaactcatccacactggagagagaccgttcagctgtgacgagtgtggaaagtcttttacgcgcatttcacacttaaaatcacatcaactcatccacagtggagttaaagcgtacacctgtgatcagtgtggcagagcttttactcacagtaacagcttacagagtcatctagttacccactctggaattaaggcgtacagctgtgacatttgtggaaaaactttcagccggATAGGGAGCCGAAAtacacacctacgcattcacaccagacatgatgtgtacagctgtgatcagtgtggtaaaCAGTTTACTACAAACACAGAGTTACGAcgtcacatgtttacccacactgaggaacgaccttataaatgtgacctgtgtgagaagacttttaaatctccacgtTACCTGaaagcacaccaacagatccacaccagaaagactctacaagtgcagttactgtgaggtatgtatttatatttttatcttgtcagcccgactgtttgaaacaactctgctcatcaaagtgtgttagcatgttagcaattctactgcatggaaaGGCAGCTCTGACTGATTATTCAGACTCTAATCACAGGTTTTTAGGGATAGTGTTTGAGAattgtgttattgttattgtagcattaaactagtattactttaatgtttttactcttatcgtttttatAGCACATTAAATTGAGCTGAGTGTGATAATGTAAAccgtaaaatgtaattggactttggcagagatgctctttattccaggtgacgttcaggataaaaatgttgaaggactgacttacactgtctttgtgtttttgtttagaagcagagcgacacagatggatcaagttctcaaccctgtcatcgctgtgggaaagacttttgttgtgacctttgtggaaagaCTTTAAGTCATTGAAGGACTctgaaaatacatcaacgtagacacactggagacaaaatgaactactgtaaAGAATGCGGGAGAGGCTTCACCACTTCAAAGGACTTCAAACAATATGAACTCCTTCACAGTGGCGTTAAAAAGCATGTCTgcgatcagtgtgggtcatccttcatcaGTGCACGTCAGCTTGAAAAGCATAAACGAGTCCACAcatgagagaaaccatacaagtgcagacactgtgaccaAACCTTTTCACAATCATGTGATCATACTAAGCATGAACGCAGACACATGAAAGAGAACTTCATCTGTGAAAGAGTTTGagtaatctcagttcatactccactCAGAAACGATTCCatgttacaaataaactgttaCGTCTTGATTCCTGCTTTTACGTTAATCttgtaaacagtacatttgcataacgaCTGAAACCGGCCcaatgaatgaacaatgggctgtgaggtcaatttcttcatcattaatatgcaaattcttatgagcattgatcaacaaccactggtcAATGGCCAtcagtaccattcacagagtaaAAATTTGCATAATGATTATGACGTTTACTGTTACcaatgttcaaaaacatttactaaattatcttctctgtgcaaacatcagcgtgatgcaggactgaaatcatTGCCATCTctggatcacagtgaatctgcagagacagaaagatcctcttctggtttcagggtcagacttaaacccttgagatcaggctccacagagttcaggtgGAGTCTTCTGTAAAGATCTGATGAGGCAgctatgaatgaaaatgtgcctcttgttacattttaagctttctaaactgttctactgtagtgtttgtgttgagTGGTTCGCTTTGTTCCAGCAGTTTGATTAAGAAATCtgtttcctgttatatttttattgaatgcATTGATCCATGTGTTCTGCAGgtttttttcagcttgtttgtGTAATGAAATCCTGCAGCAATTAAACCAAAATTTtatatgttaaataaagaaatggtttactgacaaaGAGTTTGAGCcgtgatgtcatttcctgtataTCAGAGCAACACCTGAAGTGACCAGTGTTTAAAGTCAGAGTCAAATTTTGTgtcagataagataagataagataagatggcctttattagtcccacaggtgggaaatttgttttgttacagcaaaagtgcaaagttatgtagcagaaattagaaaacactggaataaaataaaataaaatactatgtacaatagaataaaatagaaatagaaatactatatacaactgagtaggaAAACACAACTTCGTCAGaagaattgcacatatagcagtcttattgcacatgtgtgggtttgtgtgtttgatcagctgcaaaagtctttattgtagagtctgacagcagtggggaggaaagacctgtgaaatctctccatcccacaccgtgggtgccgcagtctcccactgaaggagctgctcagtgctgtcacagtcagCGGTGCTTCACTATGTTATCTGCTAACTGTTAGGGTGTAGAAGGACGAAACTTCCAGGGTGACCAGTGGCAGGAGCTTCCTGATGCAGAGAGTTGAGTGTGGGGGAtataaaagagaagctgaggCATCCCAAGGTTAAAGCTGGCATAACTGAACtttaatgtttgatgtgtgttttggcTCTCCTGCGCGCAGTAATTAATAGCTTGAACACAGCAGAGCTTGATATAAAGACCTGGGTGACAACTAACTTTATGCTGCTGATTATACTTGGCCCTAAAATacctagaaatatggtatctaaccagatacttgctctggatggcattaccttggcctccagtaacaccttggagtaatatttgaccaggacattaaacaaatatttagggCTGTGTGATGAACCAAGTTGAAAAAGCAGGAGTCACAAgaattattagaaaaacaaagttttcattcatttaacccaaatattatatttacaaaagtaattaatGTTAAGCtcataaaaaatgtcaaagaaacaaaactgaactcaggcaAAGAACTGCAAACTTAACAAACCAAATGACTGCACAAAGAAATATAACTGACCTAAACAAACATAACTGACCTAAACATGAAATGGCACAGAAGGGTAAATATATTGTCTGATCAGACCACTATGACACAcgaggagtttttcctttccagtcacctttctcactcactatgtgttaatagacctctctgcatcgaatcatatctgttattaatctctgtctctcttccacagcatgtctttatcctgttttccttcgctcaccccaaccggtcgcagcagatggccccgcccctccctgagcctggttctgccggaggtttcttcctgttaaaagggagtttttccttcccactgtcgccaaagtgcttgctaatAAGGGGtctatgattgttgggcttttctctgtatctactgtacaatataaagcgccttgaggctacttttcttgtgatttggcgctatatagatacaattgaattgaattgaattgaattggttcTTTAGTATTTCTAAAGGGTTAAACTGcttcctcacatctgcttcatgaatatgaagggttgtagtgggagaaggtggtgtgaaatcctcatAGGTGTGAAGTAAGGAGGTTGCTCCTGTGGGTGAAGTCTTTCATAGCATCTGTTGTGGGGGGGGGTGGGGAAGGTGGGGGGATGGGGTGGCTGTTGctgggggtggctgtagctcaggaggtagagcaggtcacctactgatcgcaaggaggttcgatcccaggctcctccagtctgcatgccaagtatccttgggcgaGATACTAAcgccaagttgctctccgatgcatccatcggagtatgaatgtgtgttagtgtagttagaaagcactcagTATAGAGGTattgcttgtgagaatgggtgtgactgggtgaatgtggcgtgttgtatagagcgctttgagtactccgggagagcagaaaagcgctatataagaatcagtccattacCATGAGTGACCAAAGTGCCTCTATTGTTGGGGAATTCTCTATTGAGTTGTGAAAGCTGCTTGATGTCTCATCAAACCGGCAGTAAAAGTCGTTGAGGGCGTTGGCCAACagtggagtggggctgtgtgcttcctgaagtgaAAATCTGGCATTTAATCAGCTGTGAGCGAGTCTTTCCCAGTGCCTGCCCCCAGGCCCCGGCTGCAGCTCGGAGCTGGGAGAAGGCGAAACAAGTGAGCCGCATGGAACTATTTCAAAGTGAACGAAGACGCGAAAACAAAGGCAGACTGCATATAGTGCTCAGCtcagcaaacagttatcctttgtccTCCCTGTTGAACCTGATGTGAGGAATCTGACTTTAAGGACACCTGCAAACCCATTAATCTGACTTTGTACTTAAACCAttctggtcatgtgatcatgtggtttgtacgaacgctcctcttcctcagaggatccacctgtgcttcctctcctctcgcctccacctgttacagtgagggaacgtcctccatgatggaggagctgctggaaagtgctgagagtttcctccagagtgagacctctgtcacagttcagaggatctacggcagcagagaccttcatggacactaaaagtctcaaacacacaacaacaacatcacactgactccactctgacatcactgattaataatcaaagaacacacagatcaaactgattgatcagccatcagaggagtcggatcaatggagctgcttctgttcctgatgtcccctgtttgatcctggacctgaactctccctgcagaggagacacaagacagtcagacacacacaaacacacaaatatcaTCTGTGACAACTGACAACACAGTCAGACAGgaactaagaaacaaacaagcaaaccttTGACTATGAGCTGCACTTTTTTGTATCTGCTGGTTTTCCTGTAGACTTTAAATCTGTATgtcccactgtctctctctgtgggacgtttcagggtcagactgaggtctccagttttcagcggGTTGTTATTCATCTCTGTTCGGTCCCTGTAAACCTCGTCCTGCTCTCCAGCCTGGTCTGAAAAAACGTAGACCTTCCTGTCATGAATGTCCCACCACACCACTTTAGCATCTGTaggcaggtcttttgtggtttgaaagggcagctggacagactccggCCCCTCCTTCACCTgcacctgacagactgagaggaaaacaaacaacataatctGTGAGGGAAATTTTCTTTTGGAGTTTACTCTGTTTTTCTTCCCGCTCATATGAGATTAATAAAGCTTGGACTTTACTGCCTGtccatgtctctgtgttttgttcCATTGTTCACAGCTGATGGTTACGTGGATGCACAGttcctcttctgcttatcaTGCCTATGGTGTTTCAAAAGGTTCAGTTTTGGAGACTCTTGCTATTTCTGTTATATCCGTTCTCTCTTCACCAGATTTCAGGCACTTTGACATTACTTGTTACCACAATGCAGATGAAATTCAGTTGTACATCTGTTTTTTTGAAGTcccaagatttttctttttttttttctttttttttttgtctgtcccatttggttcatcagccgtcagaattgttgtctgaagaccaacaaggatacccaatggatttattttgccaaatggatcatcatggcattggcTTATTTgtccatttgatcgacctttgtttttattatttattttatcttattttcagttgttacagacaggACAGACATGAGTGGGGGataggaaaaggagaaaaacagaggaacgaaaagaaaaacagaagagaagagggacagtgagaaagggaaaaaacatctcctggatcacctgttgagagagaaagaatagaaaacaagcaaaaaaaacagagcaacatactaaacacaacaccatcgcattaatctagctaagtgtaaacagcatccgtgccaccctcatgggaagggctgaggagatccccagacgaggggtcacccagtagccacggagcagaagccagagggggctgcactggcgtgcctgccggctctgccggcagccagctgtgccagaatgaaccgagccgcaggtccagcggccggaggcccgagggccccccgCGCCctggaagaggcctgaccgagcaacaagcaccaggccccgccaagtagccaccgggagtgagctggtacatccttgagcgcccagccccggacaccaacaACCACCAATGccccaacccctgagggcatcagtcaccggcagggagtgtggtgaggggagataggcctccacactttgaagggcctgggtgttcccagggaggtggagtctaagacccgacctgacatatagacacagacaaacagcgtgttgttctaaagtgcatttaaaacaggggagggcatggtgctgctgccagagagcagcaggtgttagcacggcccctcctgagaaccctcaatgtctacatggatttaaaattgagaggtgggcaccggcgccagaggtagtaAGTGTaacactaatatatatatatatatatatatatatatatatatatatatatatatatatatatatatatatatatatatatatatatatatatatatatatgtatgtgtgtatgtacatatatatatatatatatattacatgtgtgtgtgtgttatgacaaTGTAAGTAGTGTGGATGACTAAGTTgtggcaagggagcccaggcccatccagagaGGActcctgcaaggatggaacaacctccctgccagttgaagagccccccagttagctCAACATGTTTCTAAAGTTAAAGATGTGGAATTGATGCTTAGACCATTAAAAGCAGGATTGCTGAGAATTTTCTCCAATTTAATAAAGACAAAGCACAAACAGAGTTCAAACTAAGGTAATGCAAATGATACTGTAACTCCCTTTTCCACATTTACTAATTTTTTAATCAGGAAACTTTAGTTGACTTTTGATGCTTTTAGTTTGGGTAAATCTGGTTCGCTCTTGCTTTTTCACTTAAGAAAGATTTCCAAGTAGAGTTTCTTTGTGTTGTGCGtccttgtgtatttattgttgtaCAACCTCCCTGGGATGTCTGCAGATCAGCTTCAGAGTTCACTTTAAGATTGTGCTCTGACAGTTTCTCCTTCAGCTTCATGCTGATCGATTTCCAAACTGTTGCTGATCAGTGAGATCAATCTTTCCTAACTCACCAGGAGGATAAAGTATGGCGATGAATTAGTGTTAAAAGGGTGATATGTCCAAATTATGTACAGcacatgtgaaaaacaaagtatCATCTGACCTCTAACTTTAAGCTCCACCTGTTTCTTCATCAGGGTGTTTCCCTGTccgttgtagacggtgcaggtgtaggtctTTCCATCCCAGTCAGTGGGGTAtgtcagggtcagactgaggtctccagttgtCAGCGGGTTGTTTTTCATCTCTGTTCGGTCCCTGTAAACCTCGTCCTGCTCTCCAGCCTGGTCTGAAAAAACGTAGACCTTCCTGTCATGAATGTCCCACCACACCACTTTAGCATCTGTaggcaggtcttttgtggtttgaaagggcagctggacagactctaCACCTGaatccaccacctccacctgggggactgaaAAGACAACAGAGCACTGAGCACAATAAGCATTGCACTGAATAAGTTAAATATTTGTAGTTAAAACATGTTTGACTGATTCCTTTGAAGTTGCCTTTGATGTCCAATCAGCAGCAGAGTTGTTTCCTAAAGAACTCAGTGTTATCTTTGAAAGACAATGCTACTGCACTTATTATCAGAGAGGTGTCCTATGACACACGATCAACATATCCAGACTAGACTGCTAGCTGGATCAACAAAGGTAAAAAGCTatcttttttatcttttatctaTTTAAGCTATCTCATCCAACTTGCTACTGATCAATAAGTTCTATTTGTTTCACTTCACTGAGAACCTTTATTGTTTTGGGGGGTAAAGTATGGAGTTAAATTAGTGTGTAAAAGGCCACAAATGTGCATTATATGAAATACACATGGAATCTAAGTATACACAGATAACAGACCTTTGACAATGAGCTCCACTTCCTTCTTCATCTTCATGCTGCTTTGATTTCCTTCCCGGCTGCAGACTGAgcaggtgtaggtgtgtgtgtctttgtctgtggggtatttcagggtcagactgaggtctccaggttTTAGCAGCTTCCTCTTCATCgctgttcggtctctgtaaacctggtccTGTCCTTCAACCTGGTCACTTGATGGTGACTGGTGCTATgagcttgaagttggcctctagtatTGTACACCACatccattgagttcctgatgaaggctctgagggtcctgttga
Proteins encoded:
- the LOC134646743 gene encoding zinc finger protein 814-like, translating into MHQVIHTGERAFSCGDCGKSFTRSGSLKTHQLIHTGERLFSCGDCGKSFTTSGSLKTHKLIHTGERPFTCDECGKSFTTSGHLKTHQLIHSGERPFSCRNCGKSFTRSGKLKTHKLIHTGERAFSCDECGKSFTTSGSLKTHQLIHSGERLFSCGDCGKSFTTSGNLQTHQLIHTGERLFSCGDCGKSFTHSGSLKAHQLIHSGERLFSCGDCGKSFTTSGNLQTHQLIHTGERLFSCGDCGKSFTRSGKLKTHKLIHTGERVFSCDECGKSFTTSGHLKTHQLIHSGERPFSCRDCGKSFTRSGKLKTHKLIHTGERAFSCDECGKSFTTSGSLKTHQLIHSGERPFSCGDCGKSFTHSGSLKAHQLIHTGERPFSCDECGKSFTRISHLKSHQLIHSGVKAYTCDQCGRAFTHSNSLQSHLVTHSGIKAYSCDICGKTFSRIGSRNTHLRIHTRHDVYSCDQCGKQFTTNTELRRHMFTHTEERPYKCDLCEKTFKSPRYLKAHQQIHTRKTLQVQLL